The following coding sequences lie in one Mycobacterium sp. Z3061 genomic window:
- a CDS encoding type I polyketide synthase codes for MMRTAFSRISGMSAQQRAALSNEFEKISRIAVAEPIAVVGIGCRFPGDVVGPDSFWDLLVQGRNAISPVPADRWDADAFYDPDPLTPGHMTTKWGGFVPDIAGFDAEFFGITPREAAAMDPQQRMLLEVAWEALEHAGIPTDSLSGTRAGVMMGVYFNEYQSMLAANPDTVDAYTGTGNAHSITVGRISYLLGLRGPAVAVDTACSSSLVAVHLACQSLRLRETDVALAGGVSVTLRPETQIAISAWGLLSPQGRCASFDAAADGFVRGEGAGVVVLKRLTDAVRDGDRVLAVVRGSAVNQDGRSNGVTAPNTAAQCDVIADALRSSDVAPESVNYVEAHGTGTVLGDPIEFEALAATYGQVKDQSQGACALGAVKTNLGHLEAAAGIAGFIKAVLAVQHGQIPPNLHFSQWNPAIDAAATRFFVPTENTFWPGAAGPRRAAVSSFGLGGTNAHVVIEQGPDLSPVTGSDAGVSTLLVSGKSPQRVAATAGALADWLEVAEVAVADVAHTLNHHRTRQGKVATVVARDRKQAVHGLRALAAGQHAQGVVPCQDSPGPGVVFVYSGRGSQWAGMGRRLLAEETAFADAVAELEPVFVQQAGFSLRDVLADGRELVGIEQIQLGLIGMQLALTELWRSHGVRPDLVIGHSMGEVAAAVVAGALTPAEGLRVTATRSRLMAPLSGQGGMAMLGLDAEATELLIADYPQVTLGIYNSPSQTVISGPTEQIDELIVTARARNRFAGRVNIEVAPHNPAMDALQPAMRAELADLAPRRPNITIISTTYESLHGAPAFDAEHWAVNMRNPVRFQQAITAAAEQHHTFIEISAHPLLTQAITETLTGPGYRTVGTLQRDSDDTVTFRANLYTVRPADPPHPPEPHPAIPTTPWQHTHHWIDMDVVSPERPIRNRIPPPGGTVEAWIHQLDWPVSPAPAAEITGGASWLVLAEPALADAMVEAADARVITEGAVDIPLDGVDKVLYAPPVADELFDIAAAYQIFGTARALAAAMVAGGSPQKLFVMTRNAQPVAEGERANPVHAVLWGLGRSLALEHPDIWGGLIDVDDTMPAELAAQHVLAAAELADGEDQVVYRSGVRHVPRLHWRPQDAGTPAAQLGGDTSQLVVGATGNIGPHLIRQLARMGATTVVAVARKPGALQQLADELRTVGTDLVEVAADATDPAAMGALFDRFGADLPPLEGIYLAAFAGGPVLLSEMSGDDVTAMFRPKLDAAALLHRLSLRHLTDRPVRHFVLFSSVSGLLGSRWLAHYTATSTFLDTFAYARRTMGLPATVVDWGLWKSLADAQRDASQVSAESGLTPMDDETAIGALSSVLAPGAAVRTAIVAADWPLLAAAFRTRGSLRIVDDLLPAQTGVALPESEFRKALRAAEAHRRHDMLLDQVGLLAATVMGMPATEILDPSTGFFQLGMDSLMSVTLQRALSDTLGEYLPASVVFDYPTVYGLTDYLATVLPEFAELALAAEEAAEEPPDDYEDLSEDELLRQLSERLT; via the coding sequence GTGATGCGAACGGCTTTCAGCCGGATCTCCGGTATGAGCGCGCAGCAGCGCGCCGCCCTGTCGAACGAGTTCGAGAAGATCTCCCGGATCGCGGTGGCCGAGCCGATCGCGGTGGTCGGCATCGGCTGCCGGTTCCCCGGTGACGTCGTGGGGCCGGACAGCTTCTGGGACCTGTTGGTGCAGGGGCGCAACGCGATCTCGCCGGTGCCCGCCGACCGCTGGGACGCCGACGCGTTCTACGACCCCGACCCGTTGACGCCGGGGCACATGACCACCAAGTGGGGCGGCTTCGTACCCGACATCGCCGGCTTCGACGCGGAGTTCTTCGGCATCACGCCACGCGAGGCCGCGGCGATGGATCCCCAGCAGCGGATGCTGCTGGAAGTGGCCTGGGAAGCTCTCGAACACGCCGGGATACCGACGGATTCGCTGTCCGGCACCCGCGCCGGGGTCATGATGGGCGTGTACTTCAACGAGTACCAGTCCATGCTGGCCGCCAACCCCGACACGGTGGACGCCTACACCGGAACCGGGAATGCGCACAGCATCACCGTGGGCCGCATCTCGTACCTGCTGGGGCTGCGCGGCCCCGCGGTGGCGGTGGACACGGCGTGCTCGTCCTCGCTGGTGGCGGTGCATCTGGCCTGCCAGAGCCTGCGACTGCGGGAGACCGATGTGGCGCTGGCCGGCGGTGTGAGCGTCACGCTGCGCCCGGAAACCCAGATCGCGATCTCGGCATGGGGATTGCTGTCCCCTCAGGGCCGCTGTGCCAGCTTCGATGCGGCCGCCGACGGTTTCGTGCGCGGCGAAGGCGCCGGCGTGGTGGTGCTCAAGCGGCTGACCGACGCGGTGCGCGACGGCGACCGGGTACTCGCGGTGGTCCGCGGCTCCGCTGTCAACCAGGATGGCCGCTCGAACGGTGTCACCGCACCCAACACGGCCGCGCAGTGCGATGTGATCGCGGATGCGCTGCGGTCCAGCGATGTGGCGCCCGAGAGCGTCAACTACGTCGAGGCGCACGGCACCGGAACGGTGCTCGGCGACCCGATCGAATTCGAGGCGCTGGCAGCGACTTACGGCCAGGTCAAGGATCAGAGCCAGGGCGCGTGCGCGCTGGGCGCCGTCAAGACCAATCTCGGTCACCTCGAAGCCGCGGCCGGGATCGCCGGTTTCATCAAGGCTGTGCTCGCCGTACAGCACGGCCAGATCCCACCGAATCTGCACTTCTCGCAGTGGAATCCGGCGATCGACGCCGCGGCGACCCGATTTTTCGTGCCGACCGAGAACACCTTCTGGCCCGGCGCCGCGGGTCCGCGCCGGGCGGCGGTGTCCTCGTTCGGGTTGGGTGGCACCAACGCGCACGTCGTCATCGAGCAGGGCCCCGACCTCTCGCCGGTGACCGGGTCGGACGCCGGGGTGTCCACGCTGTTGGTGTCGGGCAAGTCGCCGCAGCGGGTGGCCGCCACGGCCGGGGCGCTGGCCGACTGGCTGGAGGTCGCCGAGGTTGCCGTCGCCGACGTCGCCCATACGCTCAACCACCACCGCACCCGGCAGGGCAAGGTCGCGACCGTGGTGGCCCGCGACCGTAAGCAGGCGGTCCACGGCTTGCGCGCCCTGGCGGCAGGACAGCATGCCCAGGGCGTTGTGCCCTGCCAGGATTCGCCCGGACCGGGCGTGGTGTTCGTGTACTCCGGGCGCGGCTCGCAGTGGGCCGGCATGGGTCGCCGATTGCTCGCTGAGGAAACGGCTTTCGCGGACGCGGTGGCCGAGTTGGAACCGGTCTTCGTACAGCAGGCCGGCTTCTCCCTGCGCGACGTGCTGGCCGACGGCCGGGAACTGGTCGGCATCGAGCAGATCCAGCTGGGCCTGATCGGCATGCAACTCGCGTTGACCGAACTGTGGCGCTCGCACGGCGTGCGGCCCGACCTGGTGATCGGGCACTCGATGGGTGAGGTGGCGGCCGCGGTGGTGGCCGGCGCGCTCACGCCCGCGGAGGGCCTGCGGGTCACCGCCACCCGGTCCCGGCTGATGGCGCCGCTGTCCGGGCAGGGCGGGATGGCCATGCTGGGGCTCGACGCCGAGGCCACCGAGTTGCTGATCGCCGACTACCCGCAGGTGACACTGGGCATCTACAACTCACCCAGCCAGACGGTGATCTCCGGTCCCACCGAACAGATCGACGAACTGATCGTCACGGCGCGTGCCCGGAACCGCTTCGCCGGCCGGGTGAATATCGAAGTGGCTCCGCACAATCCGGCGATGGACGCGCTGCAGCCGGCGATGCGTGCGGAGCTGGCGGACCTGGCGCCGCGCCGCCCGAACATCACCATCATCTCCACCACCTACGAAAGCCTGCACGGCGCGCCGGCATTCGATGCCGAGCACTGGGCCGTGAACATGCGCAACCCGGTGCGCTTCCAGCAGGCCATCACCGCAGCGGCCGAACAGCACCACACTTTTATCGAGATCAGCGCGCACCCGCTGCTCACCCAGGCCATCACCGAGACGCTGACCGGACCCGGCTACCGCACCGTCGGCACTCTGCAGCGCGACAGCGACGACACCGTCACCTTCCGCGCCAACCTCTACACGGTGCGCCCGGCGGATCCCCCGCACCCGCCCGAGCCGCACCCGGCCATACCCACCACGCCGTGGCAGCACACCCACCACTGGATCGACATGGACGTGGTAAGCCCGGAACGTCCTATTCGCAACCGGATTCCGCCTCCCGGCGGCACCGTCGAAGCCTGGATCCACCAGCTGGACTGGCCCGTGAGCCCCGCGCCCGCCGCCGAGATCACCGGCGGCGCCTCCTGGCTGGTGCTGGCCGAACCCGCACTGGCCGACGCCATGGTCGAGGCCGCGGACGCCCGGGTGATTACCGAAGGCGCCGTTGACATTCCGCTGGACGGCGTGGACAAGGTGCTCTACGCACCGCCGGTGGCCGATGAGTTGTTCGACATCGCCGCGGCCTACCAAATTTTCGGCACCGCCCGCGCGCTGGCCGCCGCCATGGTCGCCGGCGGTTCGCCGCAGAAACTGTTCGTCATGACCCGCAACGCACAGCCGGTCGCCGAAGGCGAACGGGCCAATCCCGTTCACGCGGTGCTGTGGGGCCTGGGACGCTCGCTGGCGCTGGAGCATCCCGACATCTGGGGCGGACTGATCGACGTCGACGACACGATGCCCGCGGAGCTCGCCGCACAGCACGTGCTGGCTGCCGCCGAACTCGCCGACGGTGAGGACCAGGTGGTGTACCGGTCAGGGGTTCGCCACGTCCCCCGGTTGCACTGGCGACCGCAGGACGCGGGCACCCCGGCGGCACAGCTCGGCGGCGACACCAGTCAGCTGGTCGTCGGCGCCACCGGCAACATCGGGCCGCACCTGATCCGCCAGCTCGCCCGGATGGGTGCCACCACCGTCGTCGCGGTGGCCCGCAAACCCGGCGCGCTGCAGCAGCTGGCCGACGAATTACGGACCGTCGGAACAGATCTCGTCGAGGTGGCCGCCGACGCCACCGACCCCGCGGCGATGGGCGCGTTGTTCGACCGGTTCGGCGCCGACCTACCTCCGCTGGAAGGGATCTATCTCGCGGCCTTCGCCGGTGGGCCGGTACTGCTCAGTGAGATGTCGGGGGACGACGTCACCGCCATGTTCCGGCCCAAACTCGACGCCGCGGCGCTGCTGCACCGGCTGTCGCTGCGCCATCTGACCGACCGCCCGGTGCGCCACTTCGTCCTGTTCTCCTCCGTCTCCGGCCTGCTCGGTTCCCGGTGGCTCGCCCACTACACCGCGACCAGCACCTTCCTGGACACCTTCGCCTATGCGCGGCGCACCATGGGCCTGCCGGCGACCGTCGTCGACTGGGGACTGTGGAAGTCCCTGGCCGACGCGCAGCGGGACGCCAGCCAGGTCAGCGCCGAATCCGGGCTGACGCCGATGGACGACGAAACCGCCATCGGTGCACTGTCTTCCGTGCTGGCCCCGGGGGCCGCGGTGCGCACCGCGATCGTCGCCGCCGACTGGCCGTTGCTGGCGGCGGCCTTCCGCACCCGTGGATCGCTGCGCATCGTCGATGACCTGCTGCCGGCCCAGACGGGCGTCGCGCTGCCGGAAAGCGAGTTCCGCAAAGCCCTGCGGGCCGCCGAGGCGCACCGTCGCCACGACATGCTGCTCGACCAGGTCGGGCTGCTGGCCGCGACGGTGATGGGTATGCCGGCCACCGAGATCCTCGATCCGTCCACCGGATTCTTCCAGCTGGGCATGGACTCGCTGATGAGCGTGACGCTGCAGCGGGCGCTGTCGGACACCCTCGGCGAATACCTGCCCGCCTCGGTGGTTTTCGACTATCCGACGGTGTACGGGTTGACCGATTACCTGGCCACCGTACTGCCGGAGTTCGCCGAGTTGGCCCTGGCGGCCGAGGAAGCGGCCGAGGAACCACCCGACGACTACGAGGACTTGAGCGAAGACGAGTTGCTGCGGCAACTTTCGGAGAGGCTGACCTGA
- a CDS encoding polyketide synthase, with product MTASISGEADLRHWLVDYLVTNIGCRPDEVDPDLSLADLGVSSRDAVVLSGELTELLNRTVSPIDFWEHPTINDLAAHLTAPEPEPEAAALNRPGRNSLEEPIAVIGMGCRFPGGISGPDALWDFLCERRSSIGKVPDERWELFDDGSAEVRAVLARTTRWGSFLPDIDAFDAEFFEISPSEADKMDPQQRLLLEVAWEALEHAGIPPNSLRRSQTGVFAGSCLSEYGAIAATDLQQIDGWSNTGGAMSIIANRLSYFLDLRGPSVAVDTACSSSLVAIHLACQSLRTQDSQLAIAAGVNLLLSPAVFRGFDQVGALSPTGHCRAFDAAADGFVRGEGAGVVVLKRLTDAQRDGDRVLAVICGSAVNQDGRSNGLMAPNPAAQMAVLRAAYANAGMRPTEVDYVEAHGTGTLLGDPIEARALGTVLGRGRPAEAPLLLGAVKTNLGHTEAAAGIAGFIKAVLAVQRGQIPPNQRFESPNPHIPFADLRMKVVDSQTDWPETGHPRRAGVSSFGFGGTNAHVVIEQGQEVAAPPEQEPEPAVSTLIVAGKTPQRVAATAAVLADWMEGAGAGVSLADVAHTINHHRSRQAKFGTVVARGRAQAISGLRALATGQHLPGVVGPQNGASGPGTVFVYSGRGSQWAGMGRQLLADEPGFAAAVAELEPVFVEQAGFSLQDVLAEGRELVGIEQIQLGLIGIQLALTALWRSYGVEPDLVIGHSMGEVAAAVVAGALTPAEGLRVTATRARLMAPLSGQGAMALLELDAAATEALIADYPQVTLGIYNSPRQTVISGPTEQIDELIEKARARDRFASRVNIEVAPHNPAMDALQPAMRAELADLQPRTPSIPIISTTYESTDTTALFDAEHWALNMRNPVHFQQGITRAGEQHHTFIEVSAHPLLTHAVIDTLHSAQHGTRYTSIGTLQRDTDDTITFRTNVNTAHTAHPPHTPHPAEPHPPLPSTPWQHSRHWIDPRRAAGSVITAPSPGTLLGRHSTVTAVSGGPPSHLWQARLAPEAKPYRGRHRFHGVEVVPASIVLRTLLCAADELGYPALSAVQFDQPVFADQPRLIQVVADDRSISLASRPADTDRWTRHVTARLSAAVPEPAQVVAPRPQRLLDDDLPDITEQLALRGVDGLPFKWTLDAWENTANGVRAAIQLPDALPDGSTGPLLDATVIVGALSEVDDARLYVPASIERVWLRGNDSETRAAVLLTHTGRDAEGITVDITAGLHGETPFLSVQSLRYRALDFAATPATENADARTFAHTLDWQPRVDPTEALGPGTLAVLGDAGALRDGLAQYGFGPGGVADARYVLYVAESQTDAAETDVDFAVRVCAEVSAAVRTLAQRTDPVTLWIVTRGVYESASPSALRQSFLWGLAGVIAAEHPELWGGLVDLAEAVVPDDSALADLIQRPSKSVLVLRDNTVLAPALAALRGEPVRKPVRCRPDAAYLITGGMGALGLLMAGWLADRGARRLVLTGRTPLPPRRDWELDTLDAGLRHKIDAIRALEMRGVAIEAVTLDIGCGDQLRALLQRRDTDGAAPIRGIIHAAGVTNDQLVTTMTGDALREVAWSKIGGSQVLHHAFPPGSVDFFFLTSSAATIFGIPGQGSYAAANAYLDALARSRHQQGCHTVSLDWVAWRGLGFAADARIVSDELARLGSRDITPEEAFTAWEHIDGYDVAQAVVLPVPSTADGSAIEDSYLIPARDWSGLSAPEIRHEFESGLRGIIARELRLPESDLDSDRPFAELGLNSLMAMAIRREAEQLVGIELSATMLFNHPTVAALANYLANRVAPEQDSGEDEMAALSASAGSVLDSLFDRIESTSSEAERPS from the coding sequence ATGACGGCGAGCATCAGCGGGGAGGCCGACCTCCGCCACTGGCTCGTCGACTATCTGGTCACCAACATCGGATGCAGACCCGACGAGGTCGACCCCGACCTGTCGCTGGCCGACCTCGGCGTGAGCTCGCGCGATGCCGTCGTGCTGTCGGGCGAACTGACCGAATTGCTCAACAGGACGGTTTCACCCATCGACTTCTGGGAGCATCCGACGATCAACGACCTGGCCGCCCACCTCACCGCCCCCGAACCGGAGCCCGAAGCGGCCGCGCTCAACCGTCCGGGCCGCAATTCACTGGAAGAACCGATCGCGGTGATCGGCATGGGGTGCCGCTTCCCCGGCGGGATTTCCGGGCCGGATGCGTTGTGGGACTTCCTGTGTGAGCGGCGTTCCTCCATCGGCAAGGTCCCTGACGAGCGGTGGGAACTCTTCGACGACGGTTCCGCGGAAGTCAGAGCCGTGTTGGCCCGCACCACCCGGTGGGGTTCTTTTCTGCCCGACATCGACGCGTTCGACGCGGAGTTCTTCGAGATCTCACCCAGCGAAGCCGACAAGATGGACCCGCAGCAGCGGCTGCTGCTGGAAGTGGCCTGGGAAGCGTTGGAGCACGCCGGGATTCCGCCCAACTCCCTGCGCCGCTCGCAGACGGGCGTGTTCGCCGGATCGTGCTTGAGCGAATACGGGGCCATCGCCGCCACCGACCTTCAGCAGATCGACGGGTGGAGCAACACCGGCGGTGCCATGAGCATCATCGCCAACCGCCTGTCGTATTTCCTTGACCTGCGCGGGCCGTCGGTGGCGGTGGACACCGCGTGCTCTTCGTCCTTGGTGGCCATTCACCTGGCCTGTCAGAGCCTGCGCACCCAGGACTCACAGCTGGCGATCGCGGCGGGCGTCAATCTGTTGTTGTCCCCGGCCGTTTTTCGCGGTTTCGATCAGGTTGGCGCGTTGTCGCCGACCGGTCACTGCCGCGCCTTCGACGCCGCCGCCGACGGGTTCGTCCGGGGCGAGGGCGCCGGGGTGGTGGTGCTCAAGCGGTTGACGGATGCCCAGCGCGACGGCGACCGCGTGCTCGCGGTCATCTGTGGCTCGGCGGTCAACCAGGACGGCCGGTCCAACGGATTGATGGCGCCCAACCCGGCCGCGCAGATGGCCGTGTTGCGCGCCGCGTACGCGAATGCCGGCATGCGGCCGACCGAGGTGGACTACGTCGAGGCGCACGGCACCGGCACCCTGCTCGGCGACCCGATCGAGGCCCGGGCCCTGGGCACCGTGCTGGGTCGCGGGCGACCCGCCGAGGCTCCCCTGCTGCTGGGCGCAGTCAAGACCAACCTCGGCCACACCGAGGCCGCGGCCGGGATCGCCGGCTTCATCAAGGCCGTCCTCGCGGTGCAGCGCGGCCAGATCCCACCGAACCAGCGCTTCGAAAGCCCCAACCCGCACATCCCGTTCGCCGATCTGCGGATGAAAGTGGTTGATAGTCAGACTGATTGGCCGGAAACGGGACATCCGCGCCGAGCCGGCGTGTCGTCGTTCGGCTTCGGCGGTACCAACGCACACGTAGTGATCGAGCAGGGGCAGGAGGTCGCCGCACCTCCTGAGCAAGAACCGGAACCCGCCGTCTCGACGCTGATCGTGGCCGGCAAGACCCCGCAACGCGTGGCCGCGACCGCCGCGGTGCTGGCGGATTGGATGGAAGGCGCCGGAGCCGGCGTGTCCCTGGCCGACGTCGCCCACACCATCAATCACCACCGGTCGCGGCAGGCCAAATTCGGCACCGTGGTGGCCCGGGGCCGTGCGCAGGCAATCTCGGGCTTGCGCGCACTGGCCACCGGGCAGCACCTACCCGGCGTGGTCGGCCCCCAGAACGGCGCATCGGGTCCCGGCACGGTGTTCGTCTACTCCGGACGGGGGTCGCAGTGGGCCGGCATGGGCCGCCAATTGCTTGCCGACGAGCCGGGTTTCGCCGCGGCCGTGGCCGAACTGGAGCCCGTCTTCGTTGAGCAGGCCGGGTTCTCGCTGCAGGACGTGCTCGCCGAGGGCCGGGAACTGGTGGGCATCGAGCAGATCCAACTCGGTCTGATCGGCATCCAGTTGGCGCTCACCGCGTTGTGGCGTTCCTACGGGGTGGAGCCCGACCTGGTGATCGGGCATTCCATGGGCGAGGTGGCCGCCGCGGTGGTCGCCGGAGCCCTCACCCCCGCCGAGGGATTGCGGGTGACGGCGACCCGCGCCCGGTTGATGGCGCCGTTGTCCGGGCAGGGCGCCATGGCGCTGCTGGAACTCGACGCCGCGGCCACCGAGGCGCTGATCGCCGACTATCCGCAGGTGACGCTGGGCATCTACAACTCACCGCGCCAGACCGTGATCTCCGGGCCCACCGAACAGATCGACGAGTTGATCGAGAAGGCGCGCGCCCGGGACCGCTTCGCCAGCCGGGTCAATATCGAAGTGGCCCCGCACAATCCGGCCATGGACGCGTTGCAGCCGGCGATGCGCGCCGAACTGGCCGACCTGCAACCGCGCACCCCGAGCATCCCGATCATCTCCACCACCTACGAAAGCACCGACACCACCGCCCTTTTCGACGCCGAGCACTGGGCCCTCAACATGCGCAACCCGGTGCATTTCCAGCAGGGCATCACGCGCGCCGGCGAGCAGCATCACACCTTCATCGAGGTCAGCGCCCACCCGCTGCTCACCCATGCGGTCATCGACACCCTGCACAGCGCTCAGCACGGCACCCGGTACACCAGCATCGGCACGCTGCAGCGCGACACCGACGACACCATCACCTTCCGCACCAACGTCAACACGGCGCACACCGCCCACCCACCGCACACTCCGCACCCGGCAGAACCGCACCCGCCGCTGCCCAGCACGCCGTGGCAGCATTCCCGGCACTGGATCGACCCCAGACGTGCCGCCGGCTCGGTGATCACGGCGCCGTCGCCCGGAACGCTGCTCGGCCGGCACAGCACGGTCACGGCCGTGTCCGGTGGCCCGCCGTCGCACCTGTGGCAAGCCCGCCTGGCCCCCGAGGCCAAGCCGTACCGCGGCCGGCACCGGTTCCACGGTGTCGAGGTGGTTCCGGCCTCGATCGTCCTGCGCACACTGCTCTGCGCGGCAGACGAACTGGGGTACCCGGCGCTGTCCGCGGTGCAATTCGACCAGCCCGTCTTCGCCGATCAGCCGCGGCTTATCCAGGTGGTGGCCGACGACCGGTCGATCAGCCTGGCCTCGCGCCCCGCCGACACCGACCGCTGGACACGTCATGTGACGGCACGGCTGTCGGCTGCGGTGCCGGAGCCGGCACAGGTTGTCGCGCCGCGGCCCCAACGCCTCCTCGATGACGACCTGCCCGACATCACCGAACAACTCGCGCTGCGCGGTGTGGACGGGCTGCCGTTCAAGTGGACCCTCGACGCCTGGGAGAACACCGCGAACGGCGTGCGGGCCGCGATCCAACTACCGGACGCTCTGCCGGACGGTTCCACCGGGCCGCTGTTGGACGCCACCGTGATCGTCGGCGCGCTGTCCGAGGTCGACGACGCCCGCCTGTACGTTCCGGCGAGTATCGAACGAGTTTGGCTGCGCGGCAACGACTCCGAGACTCGCGCCGCAGTGCTGCTCACCCACACCGGCCGCGACGCCGAGGGAATCACGGTCGACATCACCGCCGGGTTGCACGGCGAAACGCCTTTCCTGTCAGTGCAGTCGCTGCGTTATCGGGCGCTGGACTTCGCCGCCACGCCGGCCACCGAGAATGCCGACGCACGGACGTTCGCGCACACGCTGGACTGGCAGCCGCGCGTTGATCCGACCGAGGCGCTGGGTCCCGGAACCCTCGCGGTCCTCGGCGACGCGGGCGCTCTTCGGGACGGCTTGGCGCAGTACGGTTTCGGGCCGGGCGGCGTCGCCGACGCGCGGTACGTGCTGTATGTCGCGGAATCCCAGACCGACGCCGCCGAGACCGACGTCGACTTCGCGGTCCGGGTGTGCGCGGAAGTCAGCGCCGCGGTCCGCACGCTGGCGCAGCGCACCGACCCCGTCACGCTGTGGATCGTCACGCGCGGGGTGTACGAGTCGGCGAGCCCGTCGGCGTTGCGTCAGAGTTTCCTGTGGGGCCTCGCCGGGGTGATCGCGGCCGAGCACCCCGAGTTGTGGGGTGGACTGGTCGATCTGGCCGAGGCGGTGGTGCCCGACGACTCTGCGCTCGCTGACCTGATCCAGCGTCCGAGCAAATCCGTCCTGGTGCTGCGGGACAACACCGTCCTGGCGCCCGCACTGGCGGCGTTGCGCGGCGAACCGGTGCGCAAGCCGGTGCGGTGCAGGCCCGATGCGGCGTACCTGATCACCGGAGGGATGGGCGCGCTCGGCCTGCTGATGGCGGGCTGGCTGGCCGACCGCGGCGCCCGGCGGCTGGTGTTGACCGGCCGTACCCCGTTGCCGCCGAGACGGGACTGGGAACTGGACACCCTGGACGCGGGACTGCGGCACAAGATCGACGCGATCCGCGCCCTGGAAATGCGCGGCGTCGCAATCGAAGCCGTCACCCTGGACATCGGCTGCGGTGACCAGTTGCGTGCCCTGCTGCAACGGCGGGACACCGACGGCGCCGCACCGATCCGCGGGATCATCCACGCGGCGGGTGTCACCAACGACCAACTGGTGACCACCATGACCGGTGACGCCCTGCGCGAGGTGGCGTGGTCCAAGATCGGTGGCAGCCAGGTGCTGCACCACGCCTTCCCGCCCGGCAGCGTCGACTTTTTCTTCCTGACCTCATCGGCCGCAACGATATTCGGAATCCCCGGGCAAGGCTCCTACGCCGCGGCGAACGCCTACCTGGACGCATTGGCACGGTCACGGCACCAACAGGGTTGCCACACGGTGAGTCTGGACTGGGTGGCCTGGCGCGGGCTCGGGTTCGCCGCGGACGCGCGGATCGTCAGCGACGAACTGGCCCGCCTGGGGTCCCGCGACATCACGCCGGAGGAGGCGTTCACCGCGTGGGAGCACATCGACGGCTATGACGTCGCGCAGGCGGTCGTGCTGCCGGTGCCCTCGACCGCGGACGGGTCGGCCATCGAGGACAGCTACCTGATCCCGGCCCGCGACTGGTCGGGGCTCTCGGCCCCGGAGATACGCCACGAGTTCGAGAGCGGGCTGCGCGGCATCATCGCCCGCGAGCTCCGGTTGCCCGAATCCGACCTGGACAGCGACCGTCCGTTCGCCGAACTCGGGCTCAATTCGCTGATGGCGATGGCGATTCGGCGCGAGGCCGAGCAGTTGGTGGGCATCGAACTGTCTGCGACCATGCTGTTCAACCATCCGACCGTGGCGGCGCTGGCGAACTACCTGGCCAATCGGGTTGCTCCCGAGCAGGATTCGGGCGAGGACGAGATGGCGGCGCTTTCCGCGTCGGCCGGCAGTGTGTTGGACAGCCTTTTCGACCGCATCGAGTCTACGTCGTCCGAGGCCGAAAGGCCTTCGTGA